From Streptomyces sp. NBC_00775, one genomic window encodes:
- a CDS encoding cytochrome P450: MLSMLLQAEDEGSGKPLTGHQICSEILTLAVAGTETTASVLSWVMYELARNPGIDERVQAELDEVVADRPVTFDDLPHLPYLGRVITEALRLHHTGWLVTRRTLRTTRIGAWEIPAAPGQSIRPVARATVRPSTLQMTARPRERTRRSSHATGG, encoded by the coding sequence ATGCTCTCCATGCTGCTCCAGGCCGAGGACGAGGGGAGCGGCAAGCCGCTGACGGGGCACCAGATCTGCTCGGAGATCCTCACTCTCGCGGTGGCCGGCACGGAGACGACCGCGTCCGTACTGTCCTGGGTGATGTACGAGCTCGCCCGCAACCCCGGCATCGACGAGCGGGTCCAGGCCGAACTCGACGAGGTCGTCGCCGACCGGCCGGTCACCTTCGACGACTTGCCCCATCTGCCCTATCTGGGCCGCGTCATCACCGAGGCCCTCCGTCTGCACCACACCGGCTGGCTCGTCACCCGCCGCACCCTGCGGACGACCCGAATCGGGGCGTGGGAGATCCCGGCCGCCCCCGGCCAGAGCATCCGCCCCGTGGCCCGCGCCACGGTACGGCCCAGCACCCTGCAGATGACCGCCCGGCCCCGCGAACGGACCCGGCGGAGCTCCCACGCCACAGGGGGCTGA
- a CDS encoding oxidoreductase, whose translation MSGSLAPGGWSGSERGMWAAFRRGEWFADEGEVRASVVRRLLLAPPPAEAGHLPRLRLRDVRITGRLDLAEAVVPGTLRLRNCRFEQAPCLDGASVGALEMRDCVLPGLSAVGVTIGWKCEISGCRVEGPIDLYGASIGGTLHLENSRLTGHGERRGERALQLLCATIGGDIQAGTGLHVDGCTDLRDTSVRGSVVLKRAELLNPSGIALKANRLHIGGNLSCGGLVAEGTVDLCDARVGGGALFEGASLTAEHGPALRAHGIDVGAVFNCCDGFTARGRVTLSSITVRSRVCFQDAVIDVPPGTPALTCRRSTASELALTTREPVRGTVDLSHTRLTVLRGTPDSWPNTVRLEAVVYDSLLPQLPAVQRLPLLTRDPEGFTPQPYEQLAAAYRLHGHDGDARTVLLAKQRRLRTTLPWPGRVWSRLQDVTVGYGYRPMRAMWWLYAIMLSGILLFTRWPPQAVDPGKPPHFQAAIYTLDLVLPLVDFGQEQAFSPRGGLQWAAVVLVCLGWLLATTAAAGANRMLRRA comes from the coding sequence CTGGCGCCGCCGCCGGCCGAGGCGGGACATCTGCCGCGGCTGAGGCTCAGGGATGTGCGGATCACCGGGCGGCTGGACCTGGCCGAGGCGGTCGTCCCCGGGACCCTGCGGTTGCGCAACTGCCGTTTCGAGCAGGCCCCTTGCCTCGACGGCGCGTCGGTGGGGGCGCTGGAGATGCGGGACTGTGTGCTGCCCGGACTGTCGGCCGTGGGCGTCACGATCGGCTGGAAGTGCGAGATCTCCGGGTGCCGGGTGGAGGGGCCCATCGACCTTTACGGCGCCTCGATCGGCGGCACCCTGCACCTGGAGAACAGCCGTCTGACGGGACACGGCGAGCGACGCGGCGAGCGGGCGCTGCAACTGCTGTGCGCCACCATCGGCGGGGACATCCAGGCGGGCACGGGGCTGCACGTCGACGGCTGCACGGACCTCAGGGACACCTCGGTACGCGGCAGCGTCGTCCTCAAGCGCGCCGAGCTGCTCAACCCGTCGGGCATCGCGCTCAAGGCCAACAGGCTGCACATAGGGGGGAACTTGAGCTGCGGCGGGCTCGTCGCCGAAGGCACCGTCGACCTGTGTGACGCCCGGGTGGGCGGCGGCGCCCTCTTCGAAGGCGCCTCGCTCACCGCCGAACACGGGCCCGCGCTGCGTGCCCACGGCATAGACGTGGGTGCCGTGTTCAACTGCTGCGACGGGTTCACCGCGCGCGGCAGGGTCACGCTCAGCAGCATCACCGTACGCAGCCGGGTCTGCTTCCAGGACGCCGTCATCGACGTACCGCCCGGCACCCCCGCCCTCACCTGTCGCCGCTCCACCGCGTCCGAACTCGCCCTCACCACGCGCGAGCCCGTGCGCGGCACCGTCGACCTCAGCCACACCCGCCTGACCGTCCTGCGCGGCACACCGGACAGCTGGCCGAACACGGTGCGGCTGGAAGCGGTCGTCTACGACAGCCTGCTGCCCCAACTCCCCGCCGTACAACGGCTTCCGCTGCTCACCCGCGATCCCGAGGGCTTCACCCCGCAGCCGTACGAGCAACTCGCGGCCGCCTACCGGCTGCACGGTCACGACGGCGACGCCCGCACGGTGCTGCTCGCCAAACAGCGGCGGCTGCGCACCACCCTGCCGTGGCCGGGGCGGGTGTGGAGCAGGCTCCAGGACGTCACCGTCGGCTACGGCTATCGGCCCATGCGCGCCATGTGGTGGCTGTACGCGATCATGCTCAGTGGGATCCTGCTGTTCACGCGGTGGCCCCCGCAAGCGGTCGATCCGGGCAAGCCGCCCCACTTCCAGGCGGCGATCTACACCCTCGACCTGGTGCTGCCGCTCGTCGACTTCGGGCAGGAGCAGGCTTTCAGCCCCCGCGGCGGCCTGCAATGGGCGGCCGTGGTCCTCGTCTGCCTGGGCTGGCTGCTCGCCACGACGGCCGCCGCGGGCGCCAACCGTATGCTCCGCAGAGCATGA
- a CDS encoding PucR family transcriptional regulator, whose protein sequence is MDDEEGGPFKAFPSDLHDHLRPFFDDIGEEVVRAIRTEIPEYARPTDDTYMHVVHRGVEHALQGFLERMAKPDTDWEPVKETYQRIGRGEADEGRSLDSFQSALRLGARVTWRRVNALVDAELLPRNVLAAFGEALFLHLDEMAAATTAGYTEARLHAAGELRQRRTRLIDLLTADPPASAEAISDLAHTARWPLPRALAVVAIDHGPQPAATSWPVMSKARAAAAPIVPPEFLARFDVQPSVLVVPDPDGPGRARAVAGALHGLRAAMGPTVALQEGARSLRWAAEALDLVRRGILPDTEMVRCQEHLTTLLLFRDEALVDAMAERRLSPLDAMRSPQRERLTETLLSWLQCGHNASEVAARLAVHPQTVRYRMRQLDELFGGQLHDPTAQFEMQLALRALALRLAAATR, encoded by the coding sequence ATGGACGACGAAGAAGGCGGCCCGTTCAAGGCGTTCCCCTCGGATCTGCACGACCACCTCAGACCGTTCTTCGACGACATCGGGGAAGAGGTCGTACGGGCGATCCGGACCGAGATCCCCGAGTACGCGCGCCCGACGGACGACACGTACATGCACGTCGTGCACCGGGGTGTGGAGCACGCGTTGCAGGGGTTCCTGGAGCGGATGGCGAAGCCGGACACCGACTGGGAGCCGGTGAAGGAGACGTACCAGCGCATCGGGCGCGGTGAGGCGGACGAGGGGCGCAGTCTCGATTCGTTCCAGTCCGCGCTGCGCCTCGGCGCGCGGGTGACCTGGCGCCGGGTCAACGCGCTGGTCGACGCCGAGCTGCTGCCCCGCAATGTGCTGGCCGCCTTCGGCGAGGCGCTGTTCCTGCATCTGGACGAGATGGCGGCCGCGACGACCGCGGGCTACACGGAGGCACGGCTGCACGCGGCGGGCGAGTTGCGGCAGCGGCGTACGCGGCTGATCGATCTGCTCACCGCGGATCCGCCCGCGTCGGCCGAGGCGATCAGCGATCTCGCGCACACGGCGCGCTGGCCGCTGCCGCGGGCGCTGGCGGTCGTCGCGATCGACCACGGGCCGCAGCCCGCGGCGACGTCGTGGCCGGTCATGTCCAAGGCCCGGGCGGCGGCGGCGCCGATCGTGCCGCCGGAGTTCCTGGCGCGGTTCGATGTGCAGCCGTCCGTCCTGGTCGTGCCTGATCCGGACGGGCCGGGGCGCGCGCGGGCCGTCGCCGGGGCGCTGCACGGGTTGCGGGCGGCGATGGGGCCGACCGTCGCGCTCCAGGAAGGCGCGCGGTCGTTGCGATGGGCGGCCGAGGCGCTCGATCTGGTGCGGCGGGGCATCCTGCCGGACACGGAGATGGTGCGCTGCCAGGAGCATCTGACGACGCTGCTGCTCTTCCGCGACGAGGCCCTGGTGGACGCGATGGCCGAGCGCCGGCTGAGCCCGCTGGACGCGATGCGCTCGCCGCAGCGGGAGCGGCTCACGGAGACGCTGTTGAGCTGGTTGCAGTGCGGGCACAACGCCAGTGAGGTGGCGGCGCGGCTCGCCGTGCATCCGCAGACGGTGCGGTACCGGATGCGGCAGCTGGACGAACTGTTCGGGGGCCAACTCCACGATCCTACGGCCCAGTTCGAGATGCAGCTGGCGTTACGGGCGCTCGCTCTGCGGCTTGCGGCCGCGACCCGTTGA